From the Paraflavitalea soli genome, the window AGAGATCTTGGTAGCCAGGAATGAATTGGCGGCATATTTGCTCAGCTCGGCAGAGCGTACATCCATATTGATGATCGGGTTACCGGAACGAACGAAAGGATTGTACAATTCGCTCATTACTTTTTTAGCCCTTTCAGAAGAAGCGCCGATCACTACCCGGTCGGGCTTCATGAAGTCTTCCACAGCCACCCCTTCCCGTAAAAACTCGGGATTGGATACTACGTCAAACTCACCTTTATAGTTTTTAGACACAGCCGCATGCACTTTTTCAGCAGTACCTACCGGCACGGTGCTCTTATCTACAATTACTTTATAATCTTTGAGGATCTTTCCCAGGTGATCGGCAACGCCCAATATGTATTTCAGATCGGCAGAACCGTCTTCGCCGGGAGGCGTAGGCAGGGCGAGGAAAATGATCGCAGCATCTTTGATACCTTCTTCCAGGCTGGTTGTGAACCGCAGACGTTCTTCTTTCAAATTACGCAGGAACAGCTTCTCCAGGCCGGGCTCATAAATAGTGATCTGACCGTTTGAAAGCTTTTCCACTTTCGATTTGTCGATGTCTACACAGGTAACATCATTTCCTGTTTCAGCGAAACAGGTTCCGGTCACCAATCCAACGTAACCGGTGCCAACAACAGCAATTTTCATATTGAAACGTTTTTGTTAGGGTTCAACAAAGCCTTTATCTGTCAGGCTAAGGTTTATGAATGTTTATTAATAAATTCCAACACATTGCTGGTAATGAAAAGGAGTTGTTCTTCGTCCAGTTCCGTATGCATTGGCAACGAGATCACTCTTTCCGTAAGCCAGTCGGTGGTTTCGAGGATATAGGATGAACCGCCGAATGCTTCAAACATTTGTTGACGATGGGCGGGTACAGGATAATAGATCATGGAAGGGATACCCTTATCAGCCAGATACTGATTCAATCCATCACGATCAACACCTTCAAGCAGGAGGGTATACTGATGAAACACATGGTCGCTATAAGATGCCCGTGCAGGGGTGGTGATCTTAGGATGATTGGCAAAAGCCTTATCATAATAATCAGCCGCAGCCTGACGCGCTGCAATATAGGTATCCAATAATGGCAATTTCACATTCAACACAGCAGCCTGAATCGAATCGAGGCGACTGTTGCAACCAACCACTTCATGGTAGTAACGTTTACTCTGTCCATGATTGGCAATCATTTTCATCTGGCTGGCTAACGCGTCATCGTTGGTGAATATTGCACCACCGTCTCCATAACATCCCAGGTTTTTGGATGGGAAGAAGGAAGTAGCCCCTATCGTGCCAATGGTACCTGCTTTTTTTACTGTACCATCTTTGAACTTCACGGCACTGCCGATAGCCTGTGCGGTATCTTCGATCACATACAGACCATGCCGGCTGGCTATCTCCATGATAGCTTCCATATCGGCACTTTGTCCGTACAGGTGTACCGGCACAATCGCTTTGGTTTTGGGTGTAATAGCTTTCTCTATAGCAGCGGGATCGATGCAAAAAGTTTTGGGATCAACCTCCACAAAAACCGGTTTCAACTTCAGGAGGGCTACTACCTCCACTGTTGCGATATAGGTAAATGAGGGAGTGATTACCTCATCACCGGGCTGCAGCTTCAGCGCCATCATAGCTATCTGAAGTGCATCAGTACCATTGGCGCAGGGAATTACGTGTTTTGCCCCCAGGTACTTCGTTAAGCCGGCCGTAAAATCCGTGACTGCTTTACCATTTATAAAAGCTGCATTGTCAAGCACCTCCTGAATACCTGCATCCACGCCTTGCTTAATCTTTGCATACTGCTGCTTTAAATCCACCATTTGTATCGGCCGCATACTCAACGTTTTCTTTTGAAACGGGCACAAACCTACCACAAAAAACTGGTTTATGCAATGGGGGCATCGTAACTAACGCAGTCAATTGGGGATAAATACCATAGAAAAGCATATCCCTACGCTGGCTACCGCTTAAAACAGTTCGCATTTTACCCATTCCCCACCTTTTCGTCCCCTGCCCTTTTCAGTCCGTCAGGTTCCCGGCTGGCAGATATAATATAGTTATTTATTAAATATGAAAATGCCGTCCCTGTTCGCCCTATCTCTGGTTCGTACAATTTCCCTTTTACATAGTCTTTTTTTAGGGGTCAACAGGCGGTTGAATTCATGTTTTTGCCGGGGCATGTTATTAGATAAGCTGTAGATAAGCCGTATATAACCTGTATATAAGCCGTAGATAAGCTGTCCCTTAATAGAGACGGCTTATCTACGGTTTATAATTAATTTATTAGCAGGTTGAATATATATTATCAGTGTCTATGATAACAAGTAGATACCATGTAGGTCCAATCCGTTCTTAATTTGCCGGCATTTTCTTTGGGATAATCTTGTATTTCAATTATTTATGGATTTACAGGCCAATCTTTCCTGCCCCGGAAGTGATAACTTCCTGTAGTTTTCCCGACTTTTGCGGCATAATAATTTAATAACCCGTGCACCTGTTCTTCTATACTATTTTTTGCCGCCTCTACCTGTTGGGAATACGCGTTGTAGCGCTCTGGAACCCTAAAGCCAAGTTGTGGTTGAATGGAAGAAAGGGATTGCTGGGAAGAATACAGTCGGCAGTCGGTCCCGCCAAGGGGCGGGAGCAGTCGGCAATATTGGCTCCAAACCCGGGTCCAACAGTCTCTCCTAACAGCGGCGAAGCAAAAGACTCACCACTCACCACTCACCACTCACCACTCGTGTGGATGCATTGCGCTTCGCTGGGCGAATTT encodes:
- a CDS encoding DegT/DnrJ/EryC1/StrS family aminotransferase, coding for MRPIQMVDLKQQYAKIKQGVDAGIQEVLDNAAFINGKAVTDFTAGLTKYLGAKHVIPCANGTDALQIAMMALKLQPGDEVITPSFTYIATVEVVALLKLKPVFVEVDPKTFCIDPAAIEKAITPKTKAIVPVHLYGQSADMEAIMEIASRHGLYVIEDTAQAIGSAVKFKDGTVKKAGTIGTIGATSFFPSKNLGCYGDGGAIFTNDDALASQMKMIANHGQSKRYYHEVVGCNSRLDSIQAAVLNVKLPLLDTYIAARQAAADYYDKAFANHPKITTPARASYSDHVFHQYTLLLEGVDRDGLNQYLADKGIPSMIYYPVPAHRQQMFEAFGGSSYILETTDWLTERVISLPMHTELDEEQLLFITSNVLEFINKHS